One Elephas maximus indicus isolate mEleMax1 chromosome 18, mEleMax1 primary haplotype, whole genome shotgun sequence genomic region harbors:
- the ASCL5 gene encoding achaete-scute homolog 5, whose translation MNNNFCRALVDRRPMAPPSRMQLGIVPPSGQGPLPAAEPLSNVPLLLYPGHAEPPYYDAYAGVFPYVPFPGAFGVYDYPFEPAFIQKRNERERQRVKCVNEGYARLRGHLPGALAEKRLSKVETLRAAIRYIKYLQELLSANPDGAGPAPAPPAGPRQDCSSDGEARVPPSLAPESSESSCFSSSPFFESEESSH comes from the coding sequence ATGAACAATAACTTCTGTCGAGCCCTGGTGGACCGCAGGCCCATGGCGCCCCCCAGCCGCATGCAGCTGGGGATCGTGCCCCCTTCCGGGCAGGGGCCCCTGCCCGCCGCCGAGCCCCTGAGCAACGTGCCCCTCCTGCTGTACCCGGGCCACGCCGAGCCACCGTACTACGACGCCTACGCAGGGGTGTTCCCCTACGTGCCCTTCCCCGGCGCCTTCGGCGTCTACGACTACCCCTTCGAGCCGGCCTTCATCCAGAAGCGCAACGAGCGCGAGCGGCAGCGCGTCAAGTGTGTCAACGAGGGCTACGCGCGCCTCCGCGGCCACCTCCCCGGCGCCCTGGCCGAGAAGCGGCTCAGCAAGGTGGAGACGCTGCGCGCCGCCATCCGCTACATCAAGTACCTGCAGGAGCTGCTCAGCGCGAACCCGGACGGTGCCGGGCCCGCCCCCGCGCCGCCCGCAGGGCCCCGGCAGGACTGCTCCAGCGACGGCGAGGCCCGGGTGCCGCCCTCCCTGGCGCCCGAGTCGTCCGAGTCCTCCTGCTTCTCCTCCTCACCTTTCTTCGAGTCGGAGGAGTCCAGCCACTAA